A DNA window from Coffea arabica cultivar ET-39 chromosome 6c, Coffea Arabica ET-39 HiFi, whole genome shotgun sequence contains the following coding sequences:
- the LOC140008780 gene encoding uncharacterized protein has translation MYFDNIYKLHGLPLSIVSDRDRLFTSMFRQELFGKLGTELHYSTAYHPQTEMLNSLLTKIELKGVFQVGDWVYLKLQPYRQTSVAVRKNLKLSSKYYGPYKVLQKVGNAAYRLELPAGSLIHPTFHVSLLKPSAKNHVMTQELPLTAADGQIKIAPESATATREIIRKRQKVTQVLIKWVNLGTEDSTWENVTVIQSQFPNFQLNPSD, from the exons ATGTATTTTGATAACATCTACAAATTGCACGGATTACCTTTGAGCATTGTATCAGACAGGGATAGGCTGTTTACTAGCATGTTCCGGCAGGAGCTGTTTGGGAAGCTAGGTACTGAGCTGCACTACTCCACTGCCTACCACCCTCAGACAGAAATGCTGAACAG TTTGCTGACAAAGATAGAATTGAAAGGAGTTTTTCAGGTGGGAGATTGGGTCTACTTGAAATTGCAGCCTTACAGACAAACTTCAGTAGCAGTCCGGAAGAATCTGAAGTTATCTTCCAAGTATTATGGCCCTTACAAGGTCCTTCAGAAGGTTGGGAATGCTGCCTACAGACTGGAGTTACCTGCTGGCTCTTTGATACATCCTACCTTCCATGTCTCCTTGCTTAAACCATCTGCAAAGAATCATGTTATGACTCAGGAGTTACCCTTGACTGCTGCGGATGGACAGATTAAAATTGCCCCTGAAAGTGCGACTGCTACTCGTGAAATCATAAGGAAAAGGCAGAAGGTGACTCAAGTGTTGATCAAATGGGTAAACCTAGGCACTGAAGACTCAACTTGGGAGAATGTCACGGTGATACAATCACAGtttccaaatttccagctcaatCCTAGTGACTAG